Proteins encoded in a region of the Armatimonadota bacterium genome:
- the glyQ gene encoding glycine--tRNA ligase subunit alpha yields MSKDGIKTFQDVILVLQQFWADRGCVLEQPYDVEVGAGTMHPATFLRALGPEPWRVAYVQPSRRPSDGRYGENPNRLFKHYQFQVILKPSPDDVQEIYLASLRRLGIDLREHDIRFLEDDWEAPTLGASGLGWQVFLDGQEITQFTYFQQMGGLEVRPVSAEITYGVERITMFIQRKADVFEIVWAPGVTYGEVRRQEEAEQSRYGFEEADVAMLRRWFDEAEAEAARLLERDRVLPAYDYVLKCSHLFNLLEARGAVGVAERTTLMARTRALARWCAERYLRRREELGFPLLRAPEAARSRHPARGEGRRG; encoded by the coding sequence GTGTCGAAAGACGGAATCAAGACCTTCCAGGACGTGATCCTCGTCCTGCAGCAGTTCTGGGCCGACCGCGGCTGCGTGCTGGAGCAGCCCTATGACGTGGAGGTTGGGGCGGGGACGATGCACCCGGCCACCTTTCTGCGGGCGCTGGGGCCCGAGCCGTGGCGCGTGGCGTACGTCCAGCCCTCCCGCCGTCCGTCGGACGGCCGGTACGGAGAGAATCCCAATCGGCTGTTCAAGCACTATCAGTTCCAGGTCATCCTCAAGCCCTCCCCCGATGATGTCCAGGAGATCTACCTGGCCAGCCTGCGCCGCCTGGGCATCGACCTGCGGGAGCACGACATCCGGTTCCTCGAGGACGACTGGGAGGCGCCCACGCTCGGCGCCTCGGGGCTGGGCTGGCAGGTGTTCCTCGACGGCCAGGAGATCACCCAGTTCACGTATTTCCAGCAGATGGGCGGCCTGGAGGTGCGGCCGGTCTCGGCGGAGATCACCTACGGCGTGGAACGCATCACCATGTTCATTCAGCGCAAGGCCGATGTCTTCGAGATCGTCTGGGCGCCGGGGGTGACCTACGGCGAGGTGCGCCGGCAGGAGGAGGCGGAGCAGTCCCGCTACGGCTTTGAAGAGGCCGACGTGGCCATGCTCCGCCGCTGGTTCGATGAGGCCGAGGCCGAGGCCGCCCGCCTGCTGGAGAGGGATCGGGTGCTGCCCGCCTACGACTACGTGTTGAAGTGCTCTCACCTGTTCAACCTGCTTGAAGCGCGCGGGGCCGTCGGCGTGGCGGAACGGACCACGTTGATGGCCCGCACCCGCGCCCTGGCCCGGTGGTGCGCGGAGCGCTATCTCAGGCGCCGCGAGGAACTGGGGTTCCCCCTCCTGCGGGCGCCCGAAGCGGCGCGGAGTCGGCATCCGGCCCGCGGGGAGGGCCGCCGTGGCTGA
- the recO gene encoding DNA repair protein RecO — protein sequence MPVYRVEAIVLRRANLGEADRIVTLYTREHGKVAAVAKGARKPGSRFVGRLELFTHLRALLARGRTLDVVSQVEVVEPFAAIRGDLGRMGAASFIVEVADRATPEREPFPVLYRALRDALLAAAEGDAGLAAAWFAAQVLALSGYGPVTDRCVVCQRPITGGAAFSAALGGALCGPHRERDRGAVPASAVALATIGFLRETGAKALGRVVLDRAQRTEVEALLRRSVEERFEIRLRSPPVIERITRLR from the coding sequence ATGCCGGTCTACCGGGTCGAGGCCATCGTCCTCCGCCGCGCCAACCTCGGCGAAGCCGACCGGATCGTCACCCTGTATACCCGGGAGCACGGCAAGGTGGCGGCGGTGGCGAAGGGCGCCCGCAAGCCGGGAAGCCGGTTCGTCGGCCGTCTGGAACTGTTCACCCACCTCCGGGCGCTGCTGGCCAGAGGCCGTACCCTGGATGTGGTCTCCCAGGTGGAGGTCGTCGAACCCTTTGCCGCGATTCGGGGCGATCTCGGCCGGATGGGCGCGGCGTCCTTCATCGTCGAGGTCGCCGACCGGGCCACGCCGGAGCGGGAGCCCTTCCCGGTCCTCTACCGGGCGCTGCGGGACGCCCTGCTGGCGGCGGCCGAAGGTGACGCGGGGCTCGCCGCGGCCTGGTTCGCCGCCCAGGTCCTGGCGCTGTCGGGCTACGGTCCGGTCACCGACCGGTGCGTGGTCTGCCAGCGGCCGATCACCGGGGGAGCGGCGTTCAGCGCCGCTCTCGGAGGCGCGCTGTGCGGCCCGCACCGCGAGCGGGACCGGGGTGCCGTACCGGCGTCGGCCGTGGCCCTGGCGACCATCGGGTTCCTCCGTGAGACCGGGGCGAAGGCGTTGGGGCGGGTGGTCCTGGACCGGGCCCAGCGCACCGAGGTCGAAGCCCTGCTGCGCCGCTCTGTCGAGGAGCGGTTCGAGATCAGGTTACGCAGCCCGCCCGTGATCGAACGGATCACCCGCCTCCGGTAA
- the raiA gene encoding ribosome-associated translation inhibitor RaiA, whose protein sequence is MQGKNITVTPALRDYAAEKLARATRYFDHVKEAQVVLSVERRRGQVGRAQVVEATVSGDGVLLRAEEASADMYASIDLVADKLRKQIERYRSRFIDRRRLTESRRKTAALAAARRALRAGPRTPQIVRVKRFAMKPMTAEDAALQMELLGHDFFVFRNAKTLEVNVVYKRADGHYGVIEPER, encoded by the coding sequence GTGCAGGGCAAGAACATCACGGTGACCCCGGCGCTGCGGGACTACGCCGCCGAAAAACTGGCCCGCGCCACGCGCTACTTCGATCACGTCAAGGAGGCCCAGGTGGTGCTCTCCGTGGAGCGCCGGCGAGGCCAGGTCGGCCGGGCCCAGGTCGTAGAGGCCACGGTGAGCGGGGACGGGGTGCTGCTGCGGGCGGAAGAGGCCTCCGCCGACATGTACGCTTCGATCGATCTGGTCGCCGACAAACTGCGCAAACAGATCGAGCGCTACCGCAGCAGGTTCATCGACCGCCGGCGCCTGACGGAGAGCCGGAGAAAGACGGCCGCTCTGGCCGCGGCGCGCCGGGCCCTGCGTGCCGGGCCGCGCACCCCGCAGATCGTGCGGGTCAAACGCTTCGCGATGAAGCCGATGACGGCGGAGGATGCCGCGCTGCAGATGGAGCTGCTGGGACACGACTTCTTCGTCTTCCGCAACGCCAAGACGCTCGAGGTGAACGTGGTCTACAAGCGGGCCGACGGCCACTACGGCGTTATCGAGCCGGAGCGGTAG
- the glyS gene encoding glycine--tRNA ligase subunit beta: MADLLVEIGTEELPPGEVGSAAAQLGRGMRAALEALRLSHGPITTYGTPRRLAVVIRKVADRQRPAERRVRGPAASSAFDQQGRPTQAALGFARSQGVPVSSLEVVEEPGGRRYVVAVLKETGRPAAEVLPEAIASVITGLSFAKTMRWGGGEMRFARPIRWLVALLGSVVLPLQISGVRAGRTTRGHRALAPGACRIGRPAEYAATLRAVGVVVDPQERRRRIESRARRLAAAAGGRLVLDPRLLDEVVMSTEHPFPLCGGFDPGFLALPREVLVTVMQHHQKYFPVEDDQGRLLPVFVAVRDGGPRHVATVRQGHEWVLGARLADARFFFDEDRRRRLEDYVPLLDGVTFLAPLGTMGDKTRRLVTLAGTLASLAGLDGRTTETLARAATLCKADLVTRMVGEFPELQGTVGRIYASLDGEPTEVARAIEEHYRPAGAGDSPPRTYVGALLGVIDKIDTLAGAIGAGLMPTGSQDPYGLRRAAQGIVEIVLMLRLRLAVKTLAHAALQPFERRDEDVAEALTEFLRQRLRTTLIERGIRYDVADAALAVSGDDLLAAADRAAALEAVVRRPEFIPLYVAYDRAARILTPDAAGPVDPALFEAPVEQTLFDTVRAVEPPVAEAAAAGDYLRALEGLRPLVAPVNQIFDDVLIMAPDERIRANRLALLRRVVGVFRHVADFARLVIREEEKAAAGGER; this comes from the coding sequence GTGGCTGACCTGCTCGTGGAAATCGGTACGGAGGAACTCCCGCCGGGGGAGGTGGGGTCGGCCGCGGCGCAGCTGGGGCGGGGCATGCGGGCCGCGCTGGAGGCCCTGCGTCTGTCCCACGGGCCGATCACGACCTACGGAACGCCCCGCCGTCTCGCCGTCGTGATCCGGAAGGTTGCCGACCGCCAGCGGCCCGCCGAACGCCGCGTGCGCGGGCCGGCCGCCTCCTCCGCCTTCGACCAGCAGGGCCGGCCGACCCAGGCGGCCCTCGGGTTCGCCCGCAGCCAGGGCGTGCCTGTGAGCAGCCTGGAGGTCGTCGAGGAGCCGGGCGGCCGGCGCTATGTGGTGGCCGTCCTCAAAGAGACGGGACGGCCCGCGGCGGAGGTGCTCCCCGAGGCGATCGCGTCGGTGATCACCGGGCTCTCCTTCGCCAAGACGATGCGCTGGGGCGGAGGGGAGATGAGGTTCGCCCGGCCCATCCGGTGGCTGGTCGCGCTGCTCGGCTCCGTCGTTCTCCCCCTGCAGATCTCCGGGGTCAGGGCCGGCCGCACCACGCGCGGGCATCGCGCCCTGGCTCCCGGGGCCTGCCGGATCGGGCGACCGGCGGAGTACGCCGCCACGTTGCGCGCGGTCGGAGTGGTCGTCGATCCACAGGAGCGTCGCCGGAGGATCGAGTCGCGGGCCCGCCGCCTGGCCGCTGCCGCGGGTGGACGGCTGGTGCTCGATCCACGGCTGCTCGACGAGGTCGTGATGAGCACCGAACACCCCTTTCCGCTCTGCGGCGGCTTCGATCCCGGTTTCCTGGCCCTCCCCCGCGAGGTCCTGGTCACGGTGATGCAGCACCACCAGAAGTACTTTCCGGTCGAGGACGACCAGGGGCGGCTGCTCCCGGTGTTCGTGGCCGTCCGTGACGGAGGGCCACGCCATGTGGCCACAGTGCGTCAGGGCCATGAGTGGGTGCTGGGGGCGCGGCTGGCCGATGCCCGATTCTTCTTCGACGAAGACCGTCGGCGGCGGCTGGAGGATTACGTGCCCCTGCTGGACGGCGTGACCTTCCTGGCGCCACTGGGCACGATGGGCGACAAGACGCGGCGGTTGGTGACGCTGGCCGGAACGCTGGCCTCCCTGGCGGGGCTGGACGGCCGCACCACCGAGACCCTGGCGCGGGCCGCCACCCTGTGCAAGGCCGACCTCGTCACCCGCATGGTCGGCGAGTTCCCGGAGCTGCAGGGGACGGTGGGGCGGATCTACGCCTCGCTGGACGGCGAGCCGACGGAGGTGGCGCGCGCCATCGAGGAGCACTACCGGCCCGCCGGGGCGGGGGACAGCCCTCCCCGCACCTATGTGGGTGCGCTGTTGGGGGTGATCGACAAGATCGACACGCTGGCCGGCGCGATCGGCGCCGGCCTGATGCCCACCGGCTCACAGGACCCGTACGGGCTCCGGCGCGCCGCCCAGGGGATCGTGGAGATCGTCCTCATGCTCCGCCTGCGGCTTGCGGTGAAGACGCTGGCCCACGCCGCCCTCCAGCCGTTCGAGCGGCGCGACGAGGATGTCGCCGAGGCGCTGACCGAGTTCTTGCGCCAGCGGCTGCGTACGACGCTGATCGAGCGCGGCATCCGCTACGACGTGGCCGACGCGGCGCTGGCCGTCAGCGGCGACGATCTGCTCGCCGCCGCCGACCGTGCGGCGGCGCTGGAGGCGGTGGTCCGCCGGCCCGAGTTCATCCCGCTCTATGTGGCCTATGACCGGGCCGCGCGCATCCTCACCCCCGACGCCGCCGGGCCGGTGGATCCCGCGCTCTTCGAAGCGCCCGTCGAGCAAACCCTCTTTGACACCGTGCGCGCGGTGGAGCCCCCCGTGGCGGAGGCGGCGGCCGCCGGCGACTACCTGCGGGCGCTGGAGGGGCTGCGGCCGCTGGTCGCTCCGGTGAATCAGATCTTCGACGACGTGCTGATTATGGCTCCTGATGAGCGGATCCGGGCCAACCGCCTGGCGCTGCTGCGCAGGGTGGTGGGCGTTTTCCGCCACGTCGCCGACTTCGCCCGCCTGGTGATCCGCGAGGAGGAAAAGGCCGCCGCCGGCGGGGAGAGATGA
- a CDS encoding extracellular solute-binding protein, with product MTGPCRLSRAAGIAVFLAAASLASLTPLQAAPRVKLTMFIWAGANQGVVPREVVARYLRAHPEVEIEFWESNNTVTYPRMIAAKQANPNNPLINFGYFNIDISNRGDTDDMWIPLNPARIPNMNAVHASLRRPGNRGIGYGISGMGIMYNRNLVKDPPDSWTALWDPKWRGKVTFFDNNFIPLVLAARLNGGSEQNIEPGFRIWTEHAKNLRALVTSNDQLKNLLVSGEALIAPWFASIWKFWEEEGAPLGFVNPKEGVVAFPIYLQIVKGSTPEQIRVAEEIINELLRAENNGRYARLTFGIPSIAAAPLSPTVQRILSPKLLDTAIWLDWATMGQKTSEWRQRWEREVKSRL from the coding sequence ATGACCGGACCCTGTCGCCTGTCCCGCGCCGCCGGCATCGCCGTCTTTCTTGCGGCGGCGAGCCTGGCGTCACTCACCCCGTTGCAGGCCGCGCCGCGGGTGAAGCTGACGATGTTCATCTGGGCCGGCGCCAACCAGGGCGTCGTTCCGCGCGAGGTCGTGGCCCGCTACCTGCGGGCCCACCCCGAGGTGGAGATCGAGTTCTGGGAGTCCAACAACACCGTCACCTATCCGCGGATGATTGCGGCCAAACAGGCCAACCCTAACAATCCGCTGATCAACTTCGGGTACTTCAACATCGACATCAGCAACCGCGGCGATACCGATGACATGTGGATTCCGCTCAACCCGGCCCGGATCCCCAACATGAACGCCGTGCACGCCAGCCTCCGGCGTCCGGGGAACCGGGGCATCGGCTACGGCATCAGCGGGATGGGGATCATGTACAACAGGAACCTGGTCAAGGATCCGCCGGATTCCTGGACCGCGCTCTGGGACCCCAAGTGGCGGGGCAAGGTCACCTTCTTTGACAACAACTTCATCCCGCTGGTCCTGGCGGCCAGGCTCAACGGCGGCAGCGAGCAGAACATCGAGCCCGGGTTCCGGATCTGGACGGAACACGCCAAGAACCTGCGGGCGCTCGTCACCAGCAACGACCAGCTGAAGAACCTGCTGGTGAGCGGCGAGGCCCTGATCGCCCCCTGGTTCGCCAGCATCTGGAAGTTCTGGGAGGAGGAGGGCGCGCCGCTGGGATTTGTGAACCCCAAGGAAGGCGTCGTCGCCTTTCCCATCTACCTGCAGATTGTCAAGGGCAGCACGCCGGAGCAGATCCGTGTGGCCGAGGAGATCATCAACGAGCTCCTGCGGGCCGAGAACAACGGCCGCTACGCCCGGCTGACCTTCGGCATTCCGTCCATCGCCGCGGCTCCGCTCTCTCCCACCGTGCAGCGGATCCTTTCGCCCAAACTGCTGGACACCGCGATCTGGCTTGATTGGGCCACCATGGGCCAGAAGACCAGCGAGTGGCGCCAGCGCTGGGAGCGCGAGGTGAAGTCGCGTCTGTGA
- a CDS encoding IclR family transcriptional regulator, producing MRIRSAQRTLQLLEILGSGEALALSEIAGRMKASPATIHHVLSTLLQDGYAQQDIPSRRYRAGLRLVRLAAEVLRQADLTREAIPVMRRFAETTGEHITLATLDGGAVAPLHAEESPEAPRLFVHFGRRAPLHSTALGKVLLAWRPEREVLALLGAEPLTRFTARTITTHRGFLRELARVRRRGMALDDEETLTGARCLAVPVWNHRAEVVAALSTSGPAAAWTPTRMARLQTLLRSAGRQISRQLGYEFVTPPEAEGGVTA from the coding sequence ATGCGCATTCGATCCGCGCAGCGAACGCTGCAGCTGTTGGAAATTCTTGGGAGCGGCGAGGCCCTGGCCCTGTCGGAGATCGCCGGGAGGATGAAGGCCTCGCCCGCGACCATTCACCACGTGCTGTCCACGCTGCTCCAGGACGGCTACGCCCAACAGGACATTCCGTCCCGGCGATACCGGGCCGGCCTGCGCCTGGTGCGTCTGGCCGCCGAGGTGCTGCGGCAGGCCGATCTGACGCGGGAGGCCATTCCGGTCATGCGCCGCTTCGCCGAGACCACCGGCGAACACATCACCCTGGCCACCCTGGACGGCGGGGCCGTCGCGCCGCTGCACGCCGAGGAGTCGCCGGAGGCGCCGCGCCTCTTCGTGCACTTCGGCCGGCGCGCGCCGCTCCACAGTACGGCCCTGGGCAAAGTGCTGCTCGCCTGGCGTCCGGAACGGGAGGTGCTGGCGCTGCTGGGCGCGGAACCGCTGACCAGGTTCACGGCGCGGACGATCACGACCCACCGCGGGTTCCTGCGGGAGCTGGCGCGGGTGCGCCGGCGGGGCATGGCCCTGGACGACGAGGAGACCCTGACCGGCGCGCGGTGTCTGGCCGTGCCCGTCTGGAACCACCGGGCCGAGGTGGTCGCTGCGCTGAGCACCTCCGGCCCCGCCGCCGCCTGGACTCCGACGCGGATGGCCCGGCTGCAGACGCTGCTCCGCAGCGCCGGGCGGCAGATCTCACGGCAGCTGGGGTACGAGTTCGTCACCCCGCCCGAGGCAGAAGGAGGTGTCACAGCATGA
- a CDS encoding deoxyguanosinetriphosphate triphosphohydrolase, with translation MRFGNGTITPREVTERWERERLAPTAALAAASRGRVLPEPEDDLRTCFQRDRDRIIHSKAFRRLKHKTQVFLAPEGDHYRTRLTHTLEVAQVARTAARALRFNEDLTEAIALAHDLGHPPFGHAGEAALDAAMAPVGGFRHVEQSLRVVELLERRTRADGTTVRGLNLTWEVRDGIGRHSKGLSDLEAEAPEDTVPATKEGQLVRLADRIAYVHHDADDAIRAGLLEEGEVPAPVREVLGRTRGQWLETMVRDLVRTTAEQGTVGLSDPVRGALNGLKDFLAERVYRGPVTAPEVAKAQRLIRALYGHHLERPEDLPAEYRDLVEGGEPLPRVVGDFLAGMTDRYAIRLAETLFVPRTWAF, from the coding sequence GTGAGGTTCGGGAACGGGACGATCACCCCGCGCGAGGTCACGGAGCGGTGGGAGCGCGAGCGGCTCGCTCCCACCGCCGCCCTGGCCGCCGCCTCGCGGGGCCGGGTCCTCCCCGAGCCCGAGGACGACCTGCGGACCTGCTTTCAGCGCGACCGGGACCGTATCATCCACAGCAAGGCCTTTCGCCGGCTGAAGCACAAGACCCAGGTCTTCCTGGCTCCCGAAGGCGATCACTACCGGACGCGCCTCACCCATACCCTCGAAGTGGCGCAGGTGGCACGGACCGCGGCCCGGGCGCTGCGGTTCAACGAGGACCTGACCGAGGCGATTGCGCTGGCCCACGATCTCGGGCATCCCCCCTTCGGCCACGCCGGCGAGGCGGCCCTGGATGCGGCGATGGCCCCGGTCGGGGGATTCCGCCACGTCGAGCAGAGCCTGCGGGTCGTCGAGCTCCTTGAACGCCGCACCCGCGCCGACGGCACCACGGTGCGCGGGCTCAATCTGACCTGGGAGGTCCGCGACGGCATCGGCCGACACTCCAAGGGGCTGAGCGACCTGGAGGCGGAGGCGCCCGAGGACACCGTGCCGGCGACGAAGGAAGGCCAGCTGGTGCGGCTGGCCGACCGTATCGCCTACGTGCACCACGACGCGGACGACGCAATCCGGGCCGGGCTGCTCGAGGAGGGGGAGGTTCCCGCGCCGGTGCGGGAGGTGCTCGGTCGCACCCGCGGGCAGTGGTTGGAGACGATGGTACGGGATCTGGTCCGGACGACCGCAGAGCAGGGAACGGTCGGGCTGAGCGACCCGGTACGGGGGGCCCTCAACGGGCTGAAGGATTTCCTGGCCGAACGCGTCTACCGGGGGCCGGTCACCGCCCCCGAGGTGGCCAAGGCGCAGCGCCTCATCCGGGCGCTGTACGGCCACCACCTGGAGCGCCCGGAGGACCTGCCCGCCGAGTACCGCGACCTGGTCGAGGGCGGGGAGCCGCTGCCCCGCGTGGTGGGCGACTTCCTGGCCGGGATGACCGACCGGTACGCCATCCGGCTCGCCGAGACGCTGTTCGTGCCCCGGACCTGGGCGTTCTGA
- the ppdK gene encoding pyruvate, phosphate dikinase, whose protein sequence is MAQVRNRTTKTRPGPRAARPTRKAAGRVAPARARRSGRWTLLFEEGNAQMRDLLGGKGAGLAEMSRIGLPVPPGFTITTEACLEYIRRDRRVPDGLMDEVRRRIRVLEERTGKRFGDPARPLLVSVRSGAKFSMPGMMDTVLNLGLNPQTVEGLAKATGDRRFAFDSYRRFMQMFGNVVLGVKHEHFEEQLAALKAARGVSQDTDLTAADLEYLTERYREVVRRQTGQEFPDDVWTQLEMAIRAVFDSWNNPRAVTYRTVNKIPHDLGTAVNVQTMVFGNMGSTSGTGVAFTRNPATGEKRVYGEYLLNAQGEDVVAGIRTPKPIEELERELPQAYREFMQICQVLERHYRDVQDVEFTIENGRLYILQTRSGKRTAPAAVKTAVDMVHEGLISKEEAVLRVDPASLEQLLHPRLDPSARTRVIARGLAASPGAASGVVVLDADRAVERSKTEKVILVRPETNPDDIHGLVAAQGVLTTRGGMTSHAAIVARGMGKPAVVGAEAIRVDEVARTFSVDGLVIREGEVITIDGSSGEVMQGQVPVIEPTLTGQVQELLRWADEFRTLGVRANADYPRDAAKAREFGAEGIGLCRTEHMFMEEDRLPIMQQMIMAETAAERRRALDRLLQFQKEDFKGLFRVMSGLPVIIRLLDPPLHEFLPRLEELLVEVTELRLRGETERLREREAVLRRVQALHEFNPMLGLRGCRLGILYPEINEMQVRAILLAAVELKKDEGIDVVPEIMIPLVGTVNELKLVHDQLQTVAQEVVRTSGVKVRYMFGTMIEIPRACLIADQIAEIAEFFSYGTNDLTQTIFGFSRDDAQAKFLHVYLEKGILKEDPFQVLDREGVGALMRIGTERGKKTRRDLEVGICGEHGGEPSSVEFCHQIGLDYVSCSPYRVPVARLAAAHAALKEKLQVARDV, encoded by the coding sequence ATGGCACAGGTAAGGAACCGCACGACGAAGACACGACCCGGCCCCCGCGCCGCTCGACCGACCCGGAAGGCGGCGGGTCGGGTCGCCCCGGCCAGGGCCCGGAGGTCGGGACGCTGGACGCTGCTCTTTGAAGAAGGCAACGCCCAGATGCGCGACCTGCTGGGAGGGAAGGGTGCCGGCCTGGCCGAGATGAGCCGCATCGGGCTGCCGGTTCCGCCCGGGTTCACCATCACCACCGAAGCCTGCCTGGAGTACATCCGCCGAGACCGCCGCGTTCCGGACGGGCTGATGGACGAGGTGCGCCGGCGGATCCGGGTGCTGGAAGAGCGGACCGGGAAGCGCTTCGGGGACCCGGCCCGACCGCTGCTGGTCTCCGTGCGCTCCGGCGCCAAGTTCAGCATGCCCGGGATGATGGACACCGTGCTGAACCTGGGACTCAACCCCCAGACGGTGGAGGGACTGGCCAAGGCGACCGGAGACCGGCGGTTCGCCTTCGACAGCTACCGGCGCTTCATGCAGATGTTCGGCAACGTCGTCCTGGGGGTGAAGCACGAGCACTTTGAAGAACAACTGGCCGCCCTGAAGGCGGCACGGGGAGTGTCGCAGGACACCGACCTCACCGCCGCCGACCTCGAATACCTGACGGAGCGCTACCGCGAGGTGGTGCGCCGGCAGACCGGGCAGGAGTTCCCGGACGACGTCTGGACGCAACTGGAGATGGCCATCCGGGCCGTCTTCGACTCCTGGAACAACCCCCGGGCCGTCACCTACCGCACCGTGAACAAGATTCCCCACGACCTGGGCACGGCGGTCAACGTGCAGACGATGGTGTTCGGGAACATGGGCTCCACCTCGGGCACCGGCGTGGCCTTCACGCGCAATCCGGCCACCGGCGAGAAGCGGGTCTACGGCGAGTACCTGCTCAATGCCCAGGGCGAGGACGTGGTGGCGGGCATCCGCACGCCCAAGCCCATCGAGGAGCTGGAGCGGGAGCTGCCCCAGGCCTACCGGGAGTTCATGCAGATCTGCCAGGTGCTGGAGCGGCACTACCGCGACGTCCAGGACGTGGAGTTCACCATCGAGAACGGCCGGCTCTACATCCTGCAGACGCGGTCGGGCAAGCGCACCGCGCCGGCCGCGGTGAAGACGGCCGTGGACATGGTCCACGAGGGGCTCATCTCGAAGGAGGAGGCGGTCCTGCGGGTCGATCCGGCCTCTCTGGAACAGCTCCTCCATCCGCGGCTCGATCCTTCCGCCAGGACGCGGGTCATCGCCAGAGGCCTCGCGGCGAGCCCCGGCGCCGCCTCCGGGGTCGTCGTCCTGGATGCGGACCGGGCCGTGGAACGCAGCAAGACCGAGAAGGTCATTCTGGTCCGGCCGGAGACCAACCCCGACGACATCCACGGGCTGGTCGCCGCCCAGGGCGTGCTGACGACGCGGGGAGGGATGACCAGCCATGCCGCCATCGTCGCCCGGGGGATGGGCAAGCCCGCGGTGGTCGGCGCCGAGGCCATCCGCGTGGACGAGGTGGCCCGCACCTTCTCCGTCGACGGGCTCGTCATCCGGGAAGGCGAGGTCATCACCATCGACGGCTCGTCGGGCGAGGTGATGCAGGGCCAGGTGCCTGTGATCGAGCCCACCCTGACGGGCCAGGTTCAGGAGCTGCTGCGCTGGGCGGACGAGTTCCGCACGCTGGGGGTGCGGGCCAACGCCGACTACCCCCGGGATGCGGCCAAGGCGCGGGAGTTCGGGGCCGAGGGCATCGGCCTCTGTCGGACCGAGCACATGTTCATGGAAGAAGACCGCCTGCCGATCATGCAGCAGATGATCATGGCCGAGACCGCGGCGGAGCGGCGCCGGGCCCTGGACCGCCTGCTGCAGTTCCAGAAGGAAGACTTCAAGGGGCTGTTCCGGGTGATGAGCGGCCTGCCCGTGATCATCCGGTTGCTGGACCCGCCCCTCCACGAGTTCCTGCCGCGCCTGGAGGAGCTGCTGGTCGAGGTCACCGAGCTGCGGCTGCGCGGGGAGACGGAGCGGCTGCGGGAGCGCGAGGCCGTCCTCCGGCGGGTGCAGGCTCTGCACGAGTTCAACCCCATGCTGGGTCTGCGCGGCTGCCGGCTGGGGATCCTCTATCCGGAGATCAACGAGATGCAGGTCCGGGCCATCCTGCTGGCGGCGGTGGAGCTGAAGAAGGACGAGGGCATCGACGTCGTGCCGGAGATCATGATCCCGCTCGTGGGGACCGTGAACGAGCTGAAGCTGGTGCACGATCAGCTCCAGACGGTGGCCCAGGAGGTCGTCCGCACCTCCGGGGTGAAGGTGCGCTACATGTTCGGCACGATGATCGAGATCCCGCGGGCCTGCCTCATCGCCGACCAGATCGCCGAGATCGCCGAGTTCTTCTCCTACGGCACCAACGACCTCACCCAGACGATCTTCGGCTTCAGTCGCGACGACGCGCAGGCCAAGTTCCTCCACGTCTACCTGGAGAAGGGGATCCTCAAGGAGGACCCGTTCCAGGTGCTGGACCGGGAGGGGGTGGGCGCCCTGATGCGGATCGGCACCGAGCGCGGCAAGAAGACCCGCCGGGACCTGGAGGTCGGCATCTGCGGGGAGCACGGGGGCGAGCCGTCCTCGGTGGAGTTCTGCCACCAGATCGGCCTGGACTACGTCTCCTGCTCGCCCTATCGGGTGCCGGTGGCGCGGCTGGCCGCGGCCCACGCCGCGCTGAAGGAAAAGCTGCAGGTCGCCAGGGACGTGTGA
- a CDS encoding cold shock domain-containing protein — MPYRGKVKWFNPEKGYGFIARDDGRDVFVHYSAIQMEGFKTLEEGQLVEFEIVEGARGPQAANVVRVAE; from the coding sequence ATGCCGTATCGGGGCAAGGTGAAGTGGTTCAATCCCGAGAAAGGATATGGGTTTATCGCCCGCGACGATGGTCGCGACGTGTTCGTCCACTACTCCGCGATCCAGATGGAAGGGTTCAAGACCCTGGAGGAGGGCCAGCTGGTCGAGTTCGAGATCGTCGAAGGCGCCCGCGGCCCGCAGGCCGCCAACGTCGTCCGCGTCGCCGAGTAG